The genomic region CTTGACAATATATTTGCGAATCATTTGTCTGAGTCAACTGCTGCTTTTATGGTTCGTAATGTGTCTGATGCTGAGGTAAAAAATGCAATATTTAATATGGATAATAATAAGTCGCCGGGCCCTGATGGTTATACCTCTGAATTTTTCAAGTCGACTTGGCATATTGTTGGAGATGAAGTCACAGCTGCGGTTCAAGATTTTTTTAAAAACGCTCAACTTCTTTCAGAGATAAATCATACTATTTTATCTTTGATTCCTAAGGTCCAATCTCCATCAAAGGTTACAGACTTTTGCCCTATCTCATGTTGCAATGTtatctataagtgtattagtaaaatcattactaGTCGTATTCGTGAAAGTCTAGATGAGATAGTGAGCTTTAATCAATCAGATTTTGTGCCTGGAAGAaggatatcggataatattcttCTTACTCAAGAATTAATGAGGAATTATCACTTGTCAAATGGTACCCCCTAGGTGTGCCTTTAAAGTGGATATTTAAAAAGCCTACGATACTATCGATTGGAGGTTTTTGGAATACATTCTATATCAATTTAAGTTTCATCCAAGGATGGTTACATGGATTATGAAATGTGTTACCACAGTTTCATATTCTCTTAACATTAATGGTGAACTTCACGGACATTTTAAAGGCAAGCGTGGATTGAGACATGGAGACCCAATGTCTCCGTATTTATTTACTTTGGTTATGGAGGTCTTGACATTGCTTTTATCTTCAAATGCTCAGAATTCTCATGATTTTCGATTCCATCCGAAGTGTGAAAAATTGCAAATTATCAACATTTGCTTTGCTGATGATTTGTTTATGTTTTCATATGCTAATCTAGCATCTATACAAGTGATCAGCTCAGCTTTAAATGTGTTTAAGGATACGTCTGGGTTAGTTCCAAGTCTTCCGAAAAGTACTGCTTTCTTTGCTAATGTGACACAGAccttgaagaatcagatcttattgtATCTTCCATTCGAGGAGGGTAGTTTACCGGTTAAATATCTTGGTGTTCCTCTTATTTCTTCGGGATTACAATACAAAGATTGTAAGGTTCTTGTTGATAAAGTGAAGAATAAAATTGGGGATTGGAAGAACAAGTTTTTATCTTTTGCTGGTCGAGTGCAACTCATATCGTCAGTTCTCACCTCTATGCAAGTGTATTGGCAGTTGGTATTCATGCTTCCTTGTGCGATCAGTAATGAAATTGAAGCCTTGATCCGAGGATTTCTTTGGTGCCAGGGTACTATGAAAAAAGGTAAAGTGAAAGTTAAATGGGAGCGTGTTTGTCTTCCAAAAAATGAGGGTGGTTTAGGTCTTAAAAGTCTTCACAAATGGAATATTGCCCTAATCTTAACCCATATTTGGCGTATCCTAGCTCATAAAGAGTCTTTATGAGTTCGATGGATTCATGCTTATAAATTGAATGAGCGCAAATTCTGGGATGTTCCAATTCAAGTTCATGCGAGTTGGAGTTGGCGAAAGTTGCTGAGTGTTCGGGACAAGCTAAAAGGTAGATTTTTTCACGTTATAGGTGATGGTAAAATAACCTCAGTTTGGTTTGATTTTTGGTGTAGCCAAGGCCCTCTTATTTCTTTTATATCTCGTCGCAATATTGCTCAAGAAAGGCTTACCGTTGCACATTCTGTGCATGACCTTATTTGTGACTACAATGGCCAATGGCCTACTGCTTGGTTAGAGCAATTTAATAATTTGGCCAATGTAACCATTCCTTCGTTAACTGATGAGCAAGATTTTGTCAAATGGGTAGACACAAATGGTGATACACATGACTTATCTGTTAAAATTGTATGGCACACTATAAGACCAAGGGATATTAAAGTGGTTTGGTATGATGTAGTTTGGTTTTCAAAATGCATTCCGAAGCATGCGCTTGTGTTGTGGCTTTTGATGGGGGAGAATTTGAAAACTCAAGATAAAATGAAGGCTTGGGATATTCGTCCAGGGCATGTTCTTCTCTGTCCATTGTGTGATCAAGTTCCAGATTCCCATGAACACCTCTTCTTTTCTTGCTCATACTCGAGTCACGTTTGGGCTTTGGTTTGTAAACATATGTACTTTCCAATTGTGTGTGATAGTTGGAAGGATTTCATGCATTTATTATGCCCTTTTGCTTCTAGAAATATTGCTAGAATAGTGGTTGTCAAGCTCCTATATGCGGCTTCTGTCTACATTCTTTGGCAAGAGCGAAACAACCGATTGTTCAAGAGAAGAAAGAGACCTCCTGATCAAGTGTACGAGGCTATATACTCAAATGTGCGTCTAAAGCTCATGAGTATTAAATGGAAAGATACACACCAAGCTCTTAGATTAAAATCAGATTGGAAAATTTCTTAATTGTTTGTTGTTGTTTGAGTATGGTACTCTCGGTTGCTTAGCGTTTTTGCTTTGCTTGGTTGTTTGAGAGGCTTTAGGGCATGTCCTATATTCATTGTTCTTATTTGttcttgttatattatatattcaCCGGGTGAccccctttacccaaaaaaaaaaaaagattaacatAATACTGAttcaaattttattaaaaatacatattCATGGGTTGTCGAAAATTTCTCTTGAAATCGAAAACATTGTTTTCTCACTTGATCCAAAGGCGCAGCTGCCACATTTGCTAATATGCTTAGTGATGGTTTTGGAAAAAAAAGCATTGAAGTGGTAAGCAGTTCTAACATGTCATTGTATATCTGTTTCTGGCCATTTCTGCATTATATTAGATACGCCGGTTTCTAGAGGTGTCAAAATGGGCGGGTCCGACAGGTTAGCTAAATGGGTCAGATCAGGAGTCTGTCAAAATGTCATTCTCGATGCCTTGGGTATGGTTGACTTGTAAAACCTTTTAATAAATTTGATACGACTATACGAGTAAATATTTGTTGTGTCAAATAATATTACAGAAGTTATGATATTTCAATATTCTGATTTTTGAGCTTCTTTGCATTAAAATTATATTTTGGGTGATTATCAACGTCTTTGAGTCATTTGATTATAAGCATTTATGTCAAAATTAACAAAGAACATGAATCACAAGACCTTTAAACCGATTAATCAACCAAAGATACAAGAAAATCAGACTAAAACAAATAAAATCTCTTTAAACTCTTATAGCCACAATTAACAAGGCTAATGAACAAGAACAGAATCACAAAATAACAATTGCTAATTCATCAGATCAATGAATTGGCTTAGAAACCCTAATTTGAGAGAAAAGTGAATGAATGTGTGAAAAACTGAATCGACTGCCAAAATGAGCAGAAACCATGACCTTTTATACTCTCATCATTTTGACAACTTGGGCTTTGTCTTGGGCTTCTTAATATAATACTTGAGAAATACCAACATGGGCTTCTTGGACTTGTAAGAAACTAGCCCAAATATCCATCAATAAAGCTTGAATAAATTAGAAACATTATCTTCACTTTTGTAGAATTTGCACACTTAACTTAATAAATTAAATCTTCTTATACTTGACTGGCACTCTTGAAATTGACTGGAACTTTATCTGCAACTGCAACAAATCCTTTATCCATCACAGCAACAGATAATCCCTGCAAACATTCTAGAACACACCACAAATAAGAAAGAATAAAAATAAGTTCCAGCAAGCTTGAATGATAATATCATTTAACATCCCCCCTCAAGCTTAGCTTGGAACAAATCCAAAAGACCTAAACCATTACACAACACATTGTGTTGCTTAATAGTTAAACCTTTTGTTAATATGTCACTTATATTATTGGCAGAATTAATTTTCTGAATTTTAATAACCCCTACACTTTGTTTATCTCTGACATAGTGTAAATCAATATCAAAATGTTTTGTTTTTTCATGAAAAACAGGATTGTGAGAAATTTGAATTGCAGAACTGTTATCACAAAACAATTGGACTGGCAAATTGACTTTAATATTGAAATCAAGCAAAAGATTTTTAATCCAAATAATTTCACAAGTAGTTGAAGCTAAAGCTCTGTATTCTGCTTCAGCAGAAGACCTAGATACAGTGCTTTGCTTCTTACTTTTCCAAGAAACCAAAGAATTACAAAAAAATATTAAGTAACCAGTTACAGATTTTCTATTTAACTTGCATTTTCCCCAATCTGAGTCACTATAAGCATATAAAGATGTTTCATTACCTTTGACAAGCTGAATACCTTTTCCAGGACTGCCTTTTAAATATCTTAAAGTTCTAAAAGCAAgattcatgtgagactgtaaaggTGCATGCATGTATTGACTCAAAATATGAACAACAAATGAAATATCAGGTCTTGTTAGAGTAAGATAAATCAATCTTCCAACAAGTTTCTGATACTCTGTAATGTTTGTCAAAAACTTATCTTTTTCACTTGACTCACAATTAACACAGATATTTGATTCAATTGGAGTTCCAAAAGGTTTGCATCCTAATAAACCATAATCATTTAGAAGTTCCAGATAGTATTTTCTTTGTGACAAACATACTCCATTATTACAATTTAAAACTTCAATTCCAAGAAAATACTTAAGCAAACCCAAATCTTTTatcaaaaattttgttttcaaaaaAGATTTAAACTTCTCAATCTCTGCAAAATTATTGCCAGTaacaacaatatcatcaacataaacaagtaAACCAATAAAGAGACCATCAAcacttttagtatataaagaaTAATCTGATTTACTTTGCACAAAACCATGTTCTAACAAAGCAGCATTAAGTTTGGCATTCCATTGCCTTGGAGCTTGTTTTAGTCCATATAATGATTTTGTTAATTTACAGACTTTATTTTCATTTTCAGAATCAGTATAATAACCTTTTGGTAAAGTCATATAAATCTATTCATTAAGATTACCATATAGAAAAGCATTATTTATATCAAGTTGATACAATGGCCAGTCATTCTGAATAGCAACTGTTATGAAACACCTAACAGTTACATGTTTAAAAACTGGACTAAAAGTTTGTTCATAATCAATGCCTTCCTTTTGACTAAAACCCTAGCCACAAGTCTTGCATTGTATCTTTCTATTTCACCATTTGACTTATATTTAATTCTGTAAACCCACTTGCTCCCAACAGGTTTTCTGTCAGGAGATAATTCAGTTATAATCCATGTATTATTTCTGTTAAGAGCATCTATTTCAAGATTCATAGCTTCAATCCAATATGGATTATTGCAGGCTTGTTCATAAGACTTAGGTTCAAATGTTTTATTAAGATTAGAAACAAAGCAGAAGTTTTTAGAACTTAGGTTAGCATAATTCACAACTCTTTCAATACCATATTTTACTTTACCCTCAAcaacaaatgaaatgtcccgttcttattgattaaaaacgttccatattaattgatttcgttgcgaggttttgacctctatatgagacgtttttcaaagactgcattcattttaaaacaaaccataacctttatttcatcaataaaggtttaaaaagctttacgtacattatcaaataatgataatctaaaatatcctgtttacacacgaccattacataatggtttacaatacaaatatgttacaacaaaataagtttcttgaatgcagtttttacacaatatcatacaagcatggactccaaatctcgtccttatttaagtatgcgacagcggaagctcttaataatcacctgagaataaacatgcttaaaacgtcaacaaaaatgttggtgagttataggtttaacctatatatcaaatcataataatagaccacaagattttatatttcaatacacatcccatacatagatataaaagtcattcatatggtgaatacctggtaaccgacattaacaagatgcatatataagaatatccccatcattccgggacacccttcggatatgatataaattttgaagtactaaagcatccggtactttggatggggtttgttaggcccaatagatctatctttaggattcgcgtcaattagggtgtctgttccctaattcttagattaccagacttaataaaaaggggcatattcgatttcgataattcaaccatagaatgtagtttcacgtacttgtgtctattttgtaaatcatttataaaacctgcatgtattctcatcccaaaaatattagattttaaaagtgggactataactcactttcacagatttttacttcgtcgggaagtaagacttggccactggttgattcacgaacctataacaatatatacatatatatcaaagtatgttcaaaatatatttacaacacttttaatatattttgacgttttaagtttattaagtcagctgtcctcgttagtaacctacaactagttgtccacagttagatgtacagaaataaatcgataaatattatcttgaatcaatccacgacccagtgtatacatatctcagtattgatcacaactcaaactatatatattttggaatcaacctcaaccctgtatagctaactccaacattcacatatagagtgtctatggttgttccgaaatatatatagatgtgtcgacatgataggtcgaaacattgtatacgtgtctatggtatctcaagattacataatatacaatacaagttgattaagttatggttggaatagatttgttaccaattttcacgtagctaaaatgagaaaaattatccaatcttgttttacccataacttcttcattttaaatccgttttgagtgaatcaacttgctatggtttcatattgaactctaatttatgaatctaaacagaaaaagtataggtttatagtcggaaaagtaagttacaagtcgtttttgtaaaggtagtcatttcagtcgaaagaacgacgtctagatgaccattttagaaaacatacttccactttgagtttaaccataatttttggatatagtttcatgttcataataaaaataattttctcagaataacaacttttaaatcaaagtttatcatagtttttaattaactaacccaaaacagcccgcggtgttactacgacggcgtaagtccggttttacggtgtttttcgtgtttccaggttttaaatcattaagttagcatatcatatagatatagaacatgtgtttagttgattttaaaagtcaagttagaaggattaacttttttttgcgaacaagtttagaattaactaaactatgttctagtgattacaagtttaaaccttcgaataagatacctttatatgtatgaatcgaatgatgttatgaacatcattactaccttaagttccttggataaacctactggaaaagagaaaaaatggatctagcttcaacggatccttggatggctcgaagttcttgaagcagaatcatgacacgaaaacaagttcaagtaagatcatcacttgaaataagattgttatagttatagaaattgaactaaagtttgaatatgaatattaccttgtattagaatgataacctactgtaagaaacaaagatttattgagtttggatgatcaccttacaagattggaagtgagctagcaaacttgaaagtattcttgattttatgaaactagaacttttggaatttatgaagaacacttagaacttgaagatagaacttgagagagatcaattagatgaataaaattgaagaatgaaagtgtttgtaggtgtttttggtcgttggtgtatggattagatataaaggatatgtaattttgttttcatgtaaataagtcatgaatgattactcatatttttgtaattttatgagatatttcatgctagttgccaaatgatggttcccacatgtgttaggtgactcacatgggctgctaagagctgatcattggagtgtatataccaatagtacatacatctaaaagttgtgtattgtacgagtacgaatacgggtgcatacgagtagaattgttgatgaaactgaacgaggatgtaattgtaagcatttttgttaagtagaagtattttgataagtgtattgaagtctttcaaaagtgtataaatacatattaaaacactacatgtatatacattttaactgagtcgttaagtcatcgttagtcgttacatgtaagtgttgttttgaaacctttaggttaacgatcttgttaaatgttgttaacccaatgtttataatatcaaatgagattttaaattattatattatcatgatattatcatgtatgaatatctcttaatatgatatatatacattaaatgtctttacaacgataatcgttacatatatgtctcgtttaaaaatcattaagttagtagtcttgtttttacatatgtagttcattgttaatatacttaatgatatgtttacttatcatagtatcatgttaactattaatatatccatatatatgttatcatatagtttttacaagttttaacgttcgtgaatcaccggtcaacttgggtggtcaattgtctatatgaaacatatttcaattaatcaagtcttaacaagtttgattgcttaacatgttggaaaaatttaatcatataaatatcaatctcaattaatatatataaacatgaaaaagttcgggtcactacagtacctacccgttaaataaatttcgtcccgaaattttaagctgttgaaggtgttgacgaatcttctggaaatagatgcgggtatttcttcttcatctgatcttcacgctcccaggtgaactcgggtcctctacgagcattccatcgaaccttaacaattggtatcttgttttgcttaagtcttttaacctcacgatccattatttcgacgggttcttcgatgaattgaagtttttcgttgatttggatttcatctaatggaatagtgagatcttctttagcaaaacatttcttcaaatttgagacgtgtaaagtgttatgtacagccgcgagttgttgaggtaactcaagtcggtaagctactgatccgacacgatcaataatcttgaatggtccaatataccttggatttaatttccctcgtttaccaaatcgaacaacgcctttccaaggtgcaactttaagcatgaccatctctccaatttcaaattctatatcttttcttttaatgtcagcgtagctcttttgtcgactttgggcggttttcaaccgttgttgaatttgaatgatcttctcggtagtttcttgtataatctccggacccgtaatctgtctatcccccacttcactccaacaaatcggagacctgcactttctaccataaagtgcttcaaacggcgccatctcaatgcttgaatggtagctgttgttgtaggaaaattctgctaacggtagatgtcgatcccaactgtttccgaaatcaataacacatgctcgtagcatgtcttcaagcgtttgtatcgtccttttgctctgcccatcaatttatggatgataggcagtactcatgtctagacgagttcctaatgcttgctgtaatgtctgccagaatcttgtaataaatctgccatccctgtcagagataatagagattggtattccatgtctggagacgacttccttcaaatacagtcgtgcttacttctccatcttgtcatcttctcttataggcaggaagtgtgctgacttggtgagacgatcaactattacccaaatagtatcataactacttgcagtccttggcaatttagtgatgaaatccatggtaatgttttcccatttccatttcgggatttcgggttgttgaagtagacctgatggtttctgatgcccagctttgaccttagaacacgtcaaacattctcctacgtatttagcaacatcggctttcatacccagccaccaaaaatgcttcttgagatgaaatgtcccgttcttattgattaaaaacgttccatattaattgatttcgttgcgaggttttgacctctatatgagacgtttttcaaagactgcattcatttttaaacaaaccataacctttatttcatcaataaaggtttaaaaagctttacgtagattatcaaataatgataatctaaaatatcctgtttacacacgaccattacataatggtttacaatacaaatatgttacaacaaaataagtttcttgaatgcagtttttacacaatatcatacaagcatggactccaaatcttgtccttatttaagtatgcgacagcggaagctcttaataatcacctgagaataaacatgcttaaaacgtcaacaaaaatgttggtgagttataggtttaacctatatatatcaaatcgtaacaatagaccacaagatttcatatttcaatacacatcccatacatagagataaaaatcattcatatggtgaacacctggtaaccgacaataacaagatgcatatataagaatatccccatcattccgggacacccttcggatatgatataaatttcgaagtactaaagcatccggtactttggatggggtttgttaggcccaatagatctatctttaggattcgtgtcaattagggtgtctgttccctaattcttagattaccagacttaataaaaaggggcatattcgatttcgataattcaaccatagaatgtagtttcacgtacttgtgtctattttgtaaatcatttataaaacctgcatgtattctcatcccaaaaatattagattttaaaagtgggactataactcactttcacagatttttacttcgtcgggaagtaagacttggccactggttgattcacgaacctataacaatatatacatatatatcaaagtatgttcaaaatatatttacaacacttttaatatattttgatgttttaagtttattaagtcagctgtcctcgttagtaacctacaactagttgtccacagttagatgtacagaaataaatcgataaatattatcttgaatcaatccacgacccagtgtatacgtatctcagtattgatcacaactcaaactatatatattttggaatcaacctcaaccctgtatagctaactccaacattcacatatagagtgtctatggttgttccgaaatatatatagatgtgtcgacatgataggtcgaaacattgtatacgtgtctatggtatctcaagattacataatatataatacaagttgattaagttatggttggaatagatttgttaccaattttcacgtagctaaaatgagaaaaattatccaatcttgttttacccataacttcttcattttaaatccgttttgagtgaatcaaattgctatggtttcatattgaactctattttatgaatctaaacaaaaaaagtataggtttctagtcggaaaaataagttacaagtcgtttttgtaaaggtagtcatttcagtcgaaagaacgacgtctagatgaccattttagaaaacatacttccactttgagtttaaccatattttttggatatagtttcatattcataataaaaatcattttctcagaataacaacttttaaatcaaagtttatcatagtttttaattaactaacccaaaacagcccgcggtgttactacgacggcgtaaatccggttttacggtgtttttcgtgtttccaggttttaaatcattaagttagcatatcatatagatatagaacatgtgtttagttgattttaaaagtcaagttagaaggattaacttttgtttgcgaacaagtttagaattaactaaactatgttctagtgattacaagtttaaaccttcgaataagatagctttatatgtatgaatcgaatgatgttatgaacatcattactaccttaagttccttggatgaacctactggaaaagagaaaaatggatctagcttcaatggatccttggatggctcaaagttcttgaagcaaaatcatgacacgaaaacaagttcaagtaagatcatcacttgaaataagattgttatagttatagaaattgaaccaaagtttgaatatgattattaccttgtattagaatgataacctactgtaagaaacaaagatttcttgaggttggatgatcaccttacaagattggaagtgagctagcaaacttgaaagtattcttgattttatgaaactagaacttttggaatttatgaagaacactt from Rutidosis leptorrhynchoides isolate AG116_Rl617_1_P2 chromosome 9, CSIRO_AGI_Rlap_v1, whole genome shotgun sequence harbors:
- the LOC139869226 gene encoding uncharacterized mitochondrial protein AtMg00810-like is translated as MNLEIDALNRNNTWIITELSPDRKPVGSKWVYRIKYKSNGEIERYNARLVARVLVKRKIYMTLPKGYYTDSENENKVCKLTKSLYGLKQAPRQWNAKLNAALLEHGFVQSKSDYSLYTKSVDGLFIGLLVYVDDIVVTGNNFAEIEKFKSFLKTKFLIKDLGLLKYFLGIEVLNCNNGVCLSQRKYYLELLNDYGLLGCKPFGTPIESNICVNCESSEKDKFLTNITEYQKLVGRLIYLTLTRPDISFVVHILSQYMHAPLQSHMNLAFRTLRYLKGSPGKGIQLVKGNETSLYAYSDSDWGKCKLNRKSVTGYLIFFCNSLVSWKSKKQSTVSRSSAEAEYRALASTTCEIIWIKNLLLDFNIKVNLPVQLFCDNSSAIQISHNPVFHEKTKHFDIDLHYVRDKQSVGGLSVAVMDKGFVAVADKVPVNFKSASQGVTR